CAAGCTACCAACTAATCACTCCCAACCACATGGAGGTTTCATGCATAAGATCACCCTCATACCCGGAGATGGGATCGGAAAAGAGATATCCCTTGCCATGACGCGGGTCGTCGAGGCGACCGGCGTAAAGATAGAATGGGAGACGGCCCTGGCCGGGGCCGAGGTCATGGAGAAATACGGCACGCCTCTTCCCGAAGAAGTCTTGGAGTCGGTCAGAAGAAACAAGGTGGCCATCAAGGGGCCGATAACCACTCCGGTC
This window of the Actinomycetota bacterium genome carries:
- a CDS encoding isocitrate/isopropylmalate family dehydrogenase — protein: MHKITLIPGDGIGKEISLAMTRVVEATGVKIEWETALAGAEVMEKYGTPLPEEVLESVRRNKVAIKGPITTPV